Proteins encoded in a region of the Oryctolagus cuniculus chromosome 10, mOryCun1.1, whole genome shotgun sequence genome:
- the LOC138844134 gene encoding uncharacterized protein C3orf86-like → MSRSQFVSGKKPLDTFFWVNEITGEVTYPPWKATMPAAAPETPQEKSGSQHGGVQGAPPCPQDLLAAPAQRPVPSPLPTASLKDKSSRDSLPWTPTEGQANTGARSPLQFSAFPATISAPGGALLTLGPLGLGQRSSVATFSPHPSSPWAFTCKLKNVITGNNRFSF, encoded by the coding sequence ATGTCCAGGAGTCAGTTCGTATCGGGGAAGAAACCTCTAGATACGTTTTTCTGGGTCAATGAGATAACTGGAGAAGTCACCTACCCACCATGGAAGGCCACCATGCCTGCAGCTGCTCCTGAAACACCACAAGAGAAGTCCGGCTCTCAGCATGGGGGCGTGCAGGGggctcctccctgtccccaggacCTGCTCGCCGCCCCTGCACAGAGGCCTGTCCCTTCGCCTCTACCCACAGCATCACTGAAAGACAAGAGCTCAAGAGACTCCCTCCCTTGGACACCCACAGAAGGCCAGGCTaacactggagccaggagccccttgcAGTTCTCAGCATTCCCCGCCACCATCTCAGCACCAGGGGGCGCTCTGTTGACACTCGGCCCCCTTGGCTTGGGCCAGAGGTCATCCGTGGCCACCTTTTCTCCCCATCCTTCCAGCCCTTGGGCCTTCACCTGCAAGCTGAAAAATGTTATTACTGGAAACAACCGATTTTCCTTTTGA